The following proteins are encoded in a genomic region of Desulfovibrio aminophilus:
- a CDS encoding N-acetyl sugar amidotransferase, which translates to MRYCARCLYPENHPLHLVFDDEGVCSGCRVHEEKDALDWAERFERLKAVVGEYRSRSGGIYDCIVPVNGARDSYFIVHTVRNVLGLNPMLVSYNKQYNTPVGIRNLASLRTVFDRDILALTVNPESARKITRAAMRLLGSMYWHCLAGETVFPVQTAVRFKIPLIIWGAHQGVDQVGMFSHLDEVEMTRKYRKEHDLMGVEAEDLMRAAPDLGEDLGERELRPYLYPNDRELAAVGVRGIYLNNYIRWDTKRQHEDMIRLYGYETAALPRTFDTCNDCDSHHYAGVHDLIKFRKFGYGKALDHACREIRLKRLTREQGIELVLRHEAVEPPDLSLFLSWAGMSREEFDRCVDARRDPAAWARDGGGWRLLDHVSRHSQDQGVERARLAAVSDGVFPLTPPRAPEQERPAHVLFGRGWAGAPRGQAVQADGSRNSIADGSPS; encoded by the coding sequence ATGCGCTACTGCGCCCGCTGCCTCTATCCCGAAAACCATCCCCTGCACCTCGTGTTCGACGACGAGGGCGTGTGCAGCGGCTGCCGCGTGCACGAGGAGAAGGACGCCCTGGACTGGGCCGAGCGCTTCGAGCGGCTCAAGGCCGTCGTGGGGGAGTACCGGAGCCGGAGCGGCGGGATATACGACTGCATCGTGCCGGTGAACGGCGCGCGGGACTCGTATTTCATCGTGCATACGGTGCGCAACGTGCTGGGCCTGAACCCCATGCTCGTGTCCTACAACAAGCAGTACAACACGCCCGTGGGGATTCGGAACCTGGCCTCTCTGCGCACGGTCTTCGACCGCGACATTCTCGCCCTCACCGTGAACCCGGAGTCGGCCAGGAAGATCACCCGGGCCGCCATGCGCCTGCTCGGCAGCATGTACTGGCACTGTCTGGCCGGGGAGACCGTGTTCCCGGTGCAGACCGCCGTGCGCTTCAAGATTCCCCTCATCATCTGGGGCGCGCACCAGGGCGTGGACCAGGTGGGCATGTTCTCCCACCTGGACGAGGTGGAGATGACCCGCAAGTACCGCAAGGAGCACGACCTCATGGGCGTGGAGGCCGAAGACCTCATGCGCGCGGCCCCGGACCTGGGCGAGGATCTGGGCGAGCGCGAACTCCGGCCCTACCTCTATCCCAACGACCGAGAGCTGGCCGCCGTGGGCGTGCGCGGAATCTACCTGAACAACTACATCCGTTGGGACACCAAGCGCCAGCACGAGGACATGATCCGGCTCTACGGCTACGAGACGGCGGCCCTGCCCCGGACCTTCGACACCTGCAACGACTGCGACAGCCACCACTACGCGGGCGTGCACGACCTCATCAAGTTCCGAAAGTTCGGCTACGGCAAGGCCCTGGACCACGCCTGTCGGGAAATCCGCCTGAAGCGCCTGACGCGCGAGCAGGGCATCGAACTCGTGCTTCGGCACGAGGCCGTGGAGCCGCCGGACTTGTCGCTGTTCCTGTCCTGGGCGGGAATGAGCCGGGAGGAGTTCGACCGCTGCGTGGACGCCCGCCGCGATCCCGCCGCCTGGGCGCGGGACGGGGGCGGCTGGCGGCTGCTCGACCATGTGAGCCGCCATTCCCAAGACCAGGGGGTGGAACGGGCCCGCCTCGCCGCCGTATCGGATGGCGTCTTTCCCCTCACTCCGCCGCGCGCGCCGGAACAGGAACGGCCCGCGCACGTGCTCTTCGGCCGGGGCTGGGCCGGAGCGCCGCGCGGCCAGGCTGTCCAGGCGGATGGGAGCCGGAATTCCATCGCCGACGGGAGTCCCTCATGA
- a CDS encoding methyltransferase domain-containing protein: MSKSIMREMRQCLENNENIMARLRAMSGLSGNTPEAILVSYDLQAGSYARMLEDERVRAIKEAFGANLAEVVESLPHASVLEAGVGEATTLGAMIPKLRTAPERIAGFDISWSRLSVAVRHAEAKGVAARFFTGALERIPVPDDAFELVYTVHAIEPNTGREKEILRELHRVARNHLVLVEPSYELGNAETRARIEQHGYITNLLGAARELGLNLLEHRLFEPNMNPRNQAALMVFEKSARRVPDPSGQLACPVCGTAVEEIKGHCFCGECHLLFPVIEGIPCLLEGNGILASRFPQSEG; the protein is encoded by the coding sequence ATGAGCAAGAGCATCATGCGCGAGATGCGCCAGTGCCTGGAGAACAACGAGAACATCATGGCCCGCCTGCGCGCCATGTCCGGGCTTTCGGGCAACACGCCGGAGGCCATCCTCGTCTCCTACGACCTGCAGGCGGGCAGCTACGCCAGGATGCTGGAGGACGAGCGGGTCCGCGCCATCAAGGAGGCCTTCGGGGCCAACCTGGCCGAGGTCGTCGAGTCCCTGCCCCACGCCAGCGTCCTGGAGGCGGGCGTGGGCGAGGCCACCACCCTGGGGGCCATGATCCCCAAGCTGCGCACCGCGCCGGAGCGCATCGCCGGTTTCGACATTTCCTGGTCGCGGCTGTCCGTGGCCGTCCGCCACGCGGAGGCGAAGGGCGTGGCCGCGCGGTTCTTCACCGGCGCGCTGGAGCGCATCCCGGTCCCGGACGACGCCTTCGAACTGGTCTACACCGTGCACGCCATCGAGCCCAACACCGGGCGCGAGAAGGAAATCCTACGCGAGCTGCACCGCGTGGCGCGGAACCACCTCGTGCTCGTGGAGCCCAGCTATGAGCTGGGCAACGCGGAGACCCGCGCCCGCATCGAGCAGCACGGGTACATCACGAACCTGCTGGGCGCGGCCCGCGAACTGGGCCTGAACCTGCTCGAACACCGGCTCTTCGAGCCGAACATGAATCCCAGGAACCAGGCCGCGCTCATGGTCTTCGAGAAGAGCGCCCGTCGCGTCCCGGACCCCTCCGGCCAGCTCGCCTGTCCGGTGTGCGGGACGGCGGTCGAGGAGATCAAGGGACACTGCTTCTGCGGGGAATGCCATCTCCTGTTCCCGGTGATCGAGGGCATCCCCTGCCTGCTGGAGGGAAACGGCATTTTGGCCAGCCGGTTCCCGCAATCGGAGGGCTGA
- a CDS encoding sulfotransferase: MADDSLRGFIERVGALAVLDHSGRGGNGFFMTVFDRHPEVIGCHWGQYLYSYLLTEFGDDDVLDSRAALDFLVKRSPFRFVLDDLSPEHEAFIRKCGADPAVPLDRAEARRILRDFLLSTPTVSRRELVLACHYALARALGRDTSAITHILTADAVSLRNEHFTTGFSGRMVDALLRDFPQAGIVNIVRDPRAVFASNRHQFVNANGNMYGVTPATFFTRLGNVPRARQQFEDCAYLFWLPYCAAAWAVAKDIRRRHPGQVRMLRNEDLNTRFEPTLRELCAWMGVSFWEPWAAPDYEPTSLGGSWRGAGAYNSRYQTNLGGPLKNDPQDVADRTTGPNEYVTKRWMSRLAPHEIRLVEVLFQDEMRACGYEPLTPLPRGSMTRAAAGCLTRPFLGEFPGWSWLTGGLSLGPAEAFRRVFYLAVSPLFAVAGRLALLGLVRRGFFDRPPVRNGIDEGSRR; the protein is encoded by the coding sequence ATGGCGGACGACTCGTTGCGCGGTTTCATCGAACGGGTGGGAGCCCTTGCGGTGCTCGACCACTCCGGGCGCGGCGGAAACGGCTTCTTCATGACCGTGTTCGACCGCCACCCCGAGGTGATCGGCTGCCACTGGGGCCAGTATCTCTACTCCTATCTTCTCACGGAGTTCGGCGACGACGACGTGCTCGACTCCCGCGCGGCCCTCGACTTTCTCGTCAAACGCTCCCCGTTCCGCTTTGTGCTGGACGACCTCTCCCCGGAACACGAGGCCTTCATCAGGAAGTGCGGGGCCGATCCGGCCGTGCCCCTGGATCGCGCCGAGGCGCGGCGCATCCTTCGTGATTTCCTGCTGTCCACGCCCACGGTTTCCCGTCGGGAACTCGTGCTGGCCTGTCATTACGCCCTGGCCAGGGCCCTGGGGCGGGACACCTCGGCCATCACGCACATCCTCACCGCGGATGCGGTGAGCCTGCGCAACGAGCATTTCACCACGGGGTTTTCCGGCCGCATGGTCGACGCCCTGCTGCGGGATTTCCCCCAGGCCGGAATCGTGAACATCGTCCGCGATCCGCGCGCGGTGTTCGCCTCCAACCGGCACCAGTTCGTCAACGCCAACGGCAACATGTATGGCGTGACCCCGGCCACGTTCTTCACCCGCCTGGGCAACGTGCCGCGGGCGCGGCAGCAATTCGAGGATTGCGCCTACCTGTTCTGGCTGCCCTACTGCGCGGCGGCCTGGGCCGTGGCCAAGGATATCCGGCGGCGCCATCCCGGGCAGGTCCGCATGCTGCGCAACGAGGATTTGAACACCCGTTTCGAGCCGACCCTGCGGGAACTGTGCGCCTGGATGGGCGTCTCGTTCTGGGAACCGTGGGCCGCCCCGGACTACGAGCCCACGAGCCTCGGCGGGTCCTGGCGGGGCGCGGGCGCATACAACAGCCGCTACCAGACCAATCTCGGCGGCCCTTTGAAGAACGATCCCCAGGATGTGGCGGACAGGACCACGGGCCCGAACGAGTATGTGACGAAACGCTGGATGTCGCGCCTGGCCCCGCACGAAATCCGTCTCGTGGAAGTGCTCTTTCAGGACGAGATGCGCGCCTGCGGCTACGAGCCGCTGACGCCTTTGCCTCGCGGCTCCATGACGCGGGCGGCGGCCGGATGCCTGACGCGGCCCTTCCTCGGGGAGTTTCCCGGCTGGTCCTGGCTGACCGGGGGCCTTTCCCTGGGCCCGGCCGAGGCCTTCCGTCGGGTGTTCTATCTGGCGGTGTCTCCGTTGTTCGCGGTGGCGGGACGGCTGGCGCTGTTGGGGCTGGTGCGCCGGGGATTCTTTGATCGGCCGCCCGTGCGCAATGGGATAGATGAGGGGTCGCGGCGATGA
- a CDS encoding methyltransferase domain-containing protein, with the protein MARMLNLGCGRRFHPDWVNVDFRSSGPGVLACDLSRGLCFADQSFDVVYHSHVLEHFPKPQAPGFLRECLRVLRPGGVLRCAVPDLETIARLYLRLLEGASAGDSTSRERYEWIMLELLDQMVRERSGGEMLAHWKREPMPAEDFVIERVGSEVRRALAAVRAAKRAAPAAWTRPTAAEIGAFRLSGEAHHWMYDRYSLARLLEEAGFKEPRVRRADESAIPGFNAFLLDIEADGSTRKPDSLFMEAFRP; encoded by the coding sequence ATGGCGCGGATGCTCAACTTGGGATGCGGCAGGCGGTTCCACCCGGACTGGGTCAACGTGGATTTCCGCTCCAGCGGTCCCGGCGTGCTGGCCTGCGACCTCTCGCGCGGCCTCTGCTTCGCGGATCAGAGCTTCGACGTGGTCTACCACTCCCACGTGCTCGAACACTTTCCCAAACCCCAGGCCCCCGGCTTTTTGCGGGAATGCCTGCGCGTGCTCCGGCCCGGCGGCGTGCTGCGCTGCGCCGTGCCGGACCTGGAAACCATCGCCCGGCTCTATCTCCGGCTCCTGGAGGGCGCGTCGGCCGGGGATTCCACCAGCCGCGAGCGCTACGAGTGGATCATGCTCGAACTCCTCGACCAGATGGTCCGCGAGCGCTCGGGCGGGGAGATGCTGGCCCACTGGAAGCGCGAGCCCATGCCCGCCGAGGATTTCGTGATCGAACGCGTGGGTTCGGAGGTGCGCCGGGCCCTGGCGGCCGTGCGCGCGGCCAAGCGCGCCGCCCCGGCGGCCTGGACCCGGCCCACTGCGGCCGAGATCGGCGCGTTCCGGCTCTCGGGTGAGGCGCACCACTGGATGTACGACCGCTATTCCCTGGCCCGGCTCCTGGAGGAGGCGGGCTTCAAGGAGCCCCGGGTCCGCCGGGCCGACGAATCCGCGATCCCGGGGTTCAACGCCTTTCTCCTGGACATCGAGGCCGACGGCTCCACCCGCAAGCCCGACTCTCTGTTCATGGAGGCGTTCCGGCCATGA
- a CDS encoding glycosyltransferase, whose translation MRVLMLSDGETRGGASTAAARAALGLCRLGHEVLRVVRFPDPGSHPWRTEVLETPAALVTDWEAPFRPEAKALVRDMLTTVLRRFRPQAVSVHNLHGATRHGWSVDLVATCAEVAPTVWTLHDLWSCTGRCAYTDGCERHLTGCGEDCPSWRVYPACPPGEIAARQREKRGVPARFPDLTAAAPSAWLARTARKGLWAGHRVEALANGLDLDVFRPVERGEARRALGLEPDGRVLLAASLLLDDPRKGGDLLLRALDFLDEPVTLLLMGGGSLTVANPKVAARPLGLVTDDAVKTLAFSAADVLLHPAREDNLPNTVAEALACGTPVAGFAVGGVTEMLAEGAGSVAGALTPEALALAVREVLARDPAEARERCRFLAERRYDLLGQARALTRLFEETAEARADQARRAARQ comes from the coding sequence ATGCGCGTCCTGATGCTCTCCGACGGCGAGACCCGGGGCGGGGCCTCCACGGCGGCCGCGCGCGCGGCCCTGGGGCTTTGCCGCCTGGGCCACGAGGTGCTCCGGGTGGTGCGCTTCCCGGACCCCGGGTCGCATCCCTGGCGCACCGAGGTCCTGGAGACCCCCGCCGCGCTGGTGACGGACTGGGAGGCCCCCTTTCGGCCCGAGGCCAAGGCCCTGGTGCGGGACATGCTCACCACCGTCCTGCGCCGGTTCCGGCCCCAGGCGGTGAGCGTGCACAACCTGCACGGGGCCACCCGCCACGGCTGGTCGGTGGACCTGGTCGCGACCTGCGCCGAGGTCGCGCCCACGGTCTGGACCCTGCACGACCTCTGGTCCTGCACCGGCCGCTGCGCCTACACCGACGGCTGCGAACGCCATCTGACCGGCTGCGGGGAGGACTGCCCCTCCTGGCGCGTGTATCCGGCCTGCCCGCCCGGCGAGATCGCGGCCCGGCAGCGGGAGAAGCGCGGGGTGCCGGCGCGGTTCCCTGACCTGACGGCGGCCGCGCCCTCGGCCTGGCTGGCACGGACCGCCCGAAAAGGCCTCTGGGCCGGGCATCGCGTGGAGGCCCTGGCCAACGGCCTGGACCTGGACGTGTTCCGGCCCGTGGAGCGCGGCGAGGCCCGGCGCGCCCTGGGGCTTGAGCCCGACGGGCGGGTGCTGCTGGCCGCCTCGCTTCTCCTGGACGACCCGCGCAAGGGCGGCGATCTTCTGCTGCGGGCCCTGGATTTCCTGGACGAGCCCGTGACCCTGCTGCTCATGGGCGGCGGGAGCCTGACGGTGGCGAATCCCAAGGTCGCGGCGCGGCCCCTCGGCCTGGTGACCGACGACGCGGTGAAGACCCTGGCCTTCAGCGCGGCGGACGTGCTCCTGCACCCGGCCCGGGAGGACAACCTGCCGAACACCGTGGCCGAGGCCCTGGCCTGCGGCACGCCGGTGGCCGGGTTCGCCGTGGGCGGCGTGACGGAGATGCTTGCGGAAGGGGCCGGGAGCGTGGCCGGGGCCCTGACGCCCGAGGCCCTGGCCCTGGCCGTGCGGGAGGTGTTGGCACGCGACCCCGCCGAGGCCCGGGAGCGCTGCCGTTTCCTGGCCGAACGCCGCTACGACCTGCTGGGCCAGGCCCGGGCGCTGACGCGGTTGTTCGAGGAGACGGCCGAGGCCCGCGCGGATCAGGCGCGCCGGGCGGCCAGGCAGTAG
- a CDS encoding DegT/DnrJ/EryC1/StrS family aminotransferase, producing the protein MAFIPVNEPRLDGNEERYLLECVRTGWISSEGPFVARLEEGLARRMGRGHAIAVCNGSAALDAAVAALRLGPGDEVILPAHTIISCASAVVRAGATPVLTDCDPATWNMTAEAVAERITPRTKAVMAVHIFGLPAPMGGILPLAEKHGLAVIEDAAEAIGQTCSGAPCGGLGDISCLSFYPNKLVTTGEGGMLLTDDDRLAERCRSLRNLCFQKRRFIHEELGWNLRMSNLQAAVGVAQLERLDQSIVRKRAIGALYQRLLAGTPGLLLPPAATPDAENLYWVFGVVLDDDVPFDADEAMRRLAEDGVGTRPFFWPLHEQPVFRRMGLFAGDRHPVSERIGRRGFYLPSGLGATDEQIEISADRLRRMLERG; encoded by the coding sequence GTGGCGTTCATTCCCGTGAACGAGCCCCGGCTGGACGGCAACGAGGAGCGCTATCTCCTGGAATGCGTCCGCACGGGCTGGATATCCTCCGAGGGTCCCTTCGTGGCCCGCCTGGAGGAGGGCCTGGCCCGGCGCATGGGACGCGGGCACGCCATCGCCGTGTGCAACGGCTCGGCGGCCCTGGACGCCGCCGTGGCGGCGCTCCGGCTGGGACCGGGCGACGAGGTCATCCTCCCGGCCCACACCATCATCTCCTGCGCCTCGGCCGTGGTCCGCGCCGGGGCCACGCCCGTACTCACGGACTGCGACCCGGCCACCTGGAACATGACCGCCGAGGCCGTGGCCGAACGCATCACCCCGCGCACCAAGGCCGTCATGGCCGTGCACATCTTCGGCCTGCCCGCGCCCATGGGCGGCATCCTGCCCCTGGCCGAAAAACACGGCCTGGCGGTCATCGAGGACGCGGCCGAGGCCATCGGCCAGACCTGCAGCGGCGCGCCCTGCGGCGGCCTGGGCGACATCAGCTGCCTCAGCTTCTATCCCAACAAGCTCGTGACCACGGGCGAGGGCGGCATGCTCCTCACCGACGACGACCGTCTGGCCGAACGCTGCCGCTCCCTGCGCAACCTCTGCTTCCAAAAACGCCGCTTCATCCACGAGGAGCTGGGCTGGAACCTGCGCATGAGCAACCTCCAGGCCGCCGTCGGAGTGGCCCAGCTGGAGCGCCTGGACCAGTCCATCGTCCGCAAGCGGGCCATCGGCGCGCTCTACCAGCGGCTCCTGGCCGGGACGCCCGGATTGCTGCTGCCCCCGGCCGCCACGCCGGACGCCGAGAACCTGTACTGGGTCTTCGGCGTGGTCCTGGACGACGACGTTCCCTTCGACGCCGACGAGGCCATGCGCAGGCTGGCCGAGGACGGCGTGGGCACGCGCCCCTTCTTCTGGCCCCTGCACGAGCAGCCGGTGTTCAGGCGCATGGGCCTGTTCGCGGGCGACCGCCACCCCGTGTCCGAGCGCATCGGCAGGCGCGGCTTCTACCTGCCCAGCGGCCTGGGCGCCACGGACGAACAGATCGAGATCTCGGCGGACCGCCTCCGGCGCATGCTGGAGCGCGGATGA
- a CDS encoding class I SAM-dependent methyltransferase, with translation MSDDVFGLYAAYYDLLYRDKDYAAEAAFAAGLLRGRRPDARTLLELGCGTGRHAALLAASGFEVTGVDRSEGMLAKARAAGPDCSFLCGDIRELNLGRRFDAVTSLFHVMSYQTTDEDVAAALATAAAHLRPGGLFLFDFWHGPAVLQTPPEARVKDMADERVSVHRRCEPEHDRERRVVHVRYSVDIAEQGGTRRETVRETHSMRYFFLPELKKFLADAGLEALENGEWMTGRAPGPETWSVYCLAARRA, from the coding sequence ATGAGCGACGACGTCTTCGGGCTCTACGCGGCCTATTACGACCTGCTCTACCGGGACAAGGACTACGCGGCCGAGGCCGCCTTCGCGGCCGGGCTGCTGCGCGGCCGGAGGCCCGACGCCCGCACCCTGCTGGAGCTGGGCTGCGGCACGGGACGGCACGCCGCGCTCCTGGCCGCCTCGGGATTCGAGGTCACGGGCGTGGACCGCTCCGAGGGCATGCTGGCGAAGGCCCGCGCCGCCGGTCCGGACTGCTCCTTCCTCTGCGGCGACATCCGGGAACTGAACCTGGGGCGGCGCTTCGACGCCGTGACGTCGCTGTTCCACGTCATGAGCTACCAGACCACGGACGAGGACGTCGCGGCGGCCTTGGCCACGGCCGCGGCCCACCTCCGGCCGGGCGGCCTGTTCCTCTTCGACTTCTGGCACGGCCCGGCCGTGCTCCAGACCCCGCCCGAGGCGCGCGTCAAGGACATGGCCGACGAGCGCGTCTCCGTACACCGCCGCTGCGAGCCGGAACACGATCGGGAACGCCGCGTGGTGCACGTTCGCTACAGCGTGGACATCGCCGAACAGGGCGGGACGCGTCGGGAGACCGTGCGCGAGACGCACTCCATGCGCTATTTCTTCCTGCCGGAACTGAAGAAGTTCCTCGCCGATGCCGGACTCGAAGCCCTGGAAAACGGGGAATGGATGACCGGCAGGGCTCCGGGACCGGAGACCTGGTCCGTCTACTGCCTGGCCGCCCGGCGCGCCTGA